In Persicimonas caeni, a single window of DNA contains:
- a CDS encoding four helix bundle protein translates to MGWRGKKKRRGKWPHEELLAWKKGRELVARVYRVTPSFPQNEKFGLQSQMRRSAVSVLSNIAEGAARGSDRDFLRFLYISRASLSELSTQIFICQDLGFLDAGEADELHYELDGVSYFLQRLIDSKRSNRRA, encoded by the coding sequence ATGGGTTGGCGCGGAAAGAAAAAGAGGCGTGGGAAGTGGCCGCATGAGGAACTGTTGGCTTGGAAAAAGGGTCGTGAGCTTGTGGCGCGGGTATATCGGGTGACGCCGTCGTTTCCTCAAAATGAGAAGTTTGGTTTGCAGTCGCAGATGAGGCGGTCGGCGGTGTCAGTTCTTTCGAATATTGCCGAGGGAGCCGCTCGAGGTTCAGATCGAGACTTTCTCCGCTTTCTGTACATTTCCCGTGCGTCGCTGTCCGAGCTCTCGACACAGATCTTCATTTGCCAGGACTTGGGATTCTTAGACGCCGGAGAGGCTGACGAACTCCATTATGAACTCGATGGCGTCAGCTACTTTCTACAGCGGCTGATAGATTCGAAGCGTTCGAATCGGCGAGCTTAG
- the fliO gene encoding flagellar biosynthetic protein FliO — translation MNISKHRKTAFILAGLILLGGALLLAFPVSQPPAPAADVAAQTPAVHSDYGGMLLKMVISVGLVCLLAYAILRWGLGRLAGVQAGTERMEILDRLSVGPNRSIMVVRVASRFLVIGNTETGISLLSELSEEDACEFLVSQVSEE, via the coding sequence ATGAACATCTCCAAGCACCGCAAAACGGCCTTTATCCTCGCCGGCCTCATTCTTCTGGGCGGTGCGCTCCTCCTCGCCTTTCCCGTCTCTCAACCACCCGCGCCTGCGGCCGATGTGGCCGCGCAAACGCCCGCCGTCCACTCCGATTACGGCGGCATGCTCCTCAAGATGGTCATCTCAGTAGGCCTCGTCTGCCTGCTCGCCTATGCGATCTTGCGCTGGGGACTGGGGCGACTCGCCGGAGTCCAAGCCGGAACCGAGCGCATGGAGATTCTGGACCGTCTTTCCGTCGGTCCGAACCGTTCGATTATGGTCGTTCGGGTGGCTAGTAGGTTCTTGGTGATCGGCAATACCGAAACAGGGATTTCGCTTCTGAGCGAACTTTCTGAAGAAGACGCGTGTGAGTTTCTTGTCTCGCAAGTGTCTGAAGAATAG
- a CDS encoding YbhB/YbcL family Raf kinase inhibitor-like protein, whose translation MELYSESFDDGDEIPGQYAFCVPDPASHATFSDNLNPHLAWSDLPEDTQSLVLICHDPDVPSKPDDVNQEGREVPSDLDRIDFYHWVLVDIDPELEGIDEGEFSEEVTAHGKKGPDAPHGTRQGINDYTNWFDGNPDMEGEFFGYDGPCPPWNDSIVHHYHFTLYALDVAKCPVEGTFTAADVLDAIEPHILDEASIVGLYSLNPNVDV comes from the coding sequence ATGGAACTGTATAGCGAAAGTTTCGACGACGGCGACGAGATCCCTGGACAGTATGCGTTTTGCGTGCCCGACCCGGCGAGCCACGCCACGTTCAGCGACAACCTCAACCCGCATCTGGCGTGGAGTGATCTGCCTGAGGACACCCAGTCACTCGTGTTGATTTGCCACGACCCGGACGTGCCCAGCAAGCCGGACGACGTCAACCAGGAGGGCCGCGAGGTTCCCTCCGACCTCGACCGCATCGACTTCTACCACTGGGTGCTCGTCGACATCGATCCCGAACTCGAGGGGATCGACGAGGGCGAATTCTCCGAGGAAGTGACCGCACACGGTAAAAAAGGACCGGACGCTCCCCACGGCACCCGCCAGGGGATCAACGACTACACCAACTGGTTCGACGGCAATCCCGACATGGAGGGTGAGTTCTTCGGCTACGACGGACCGTGTCCTCCGTGGAACGACTCGATCGTCCACCACTACCACTTCACGCTCTACGCGCTCGACGTGGCCAAGTGTCCGGTCGAAGGCACCTTCACGGCCGCAGACGTGCTCGACGCCATCGAGCCGCATATCCTCGACGAGGCGTCGATCGTGGGGCTGTATAGCTTGAATCCGAACGTGGATGTTTGA
- a CDS encoding J domain-containing protein yields the protein MSNFKDRFVRAVRANLNDVLDRVKDFEQRGGFEKLFDSIADGDWEQIGGEQSSKRSSSAGTGSGEKTIREYYANLEVPYGSDLETVKESYRRLMRRYHPDRYANDSDMEELATELSQEITQAYHAVKNWLESGRY from the coding sequence ATGAGCAACTTCAAAGACAGGTTCGTTCGCGCGGTACGCGCTAACCTGAACGACGTTCTCGACCGGGTCAAAGACTTCGAGCAGCGTGGCGGGTTCGAAAAGCTGTTCGACTCGATCGCCGACGGTGATTGGGAGCAGATCGGCGGCGAACAAAGCAGCAAACGCTCGAGCAGCGCAGGCACGGGCTCCGGGGAGAAGACGATCCGCGAGTACTACGCCAACCTGGAAGTGCCCTACGGCTCCGATCTCGAGACGGTCAAAGAATCCTACCGCCGTCTGATGCGCCGCTATCATCCCGACCGCTACGCCAACGACTCGGACATGGAAGAGCTCGCCACCGAGCTCAGCCAGGAGATCACGCAGGCCTACCACGCGGTCAAAAACTGGCTCGAATCGGGACGTTATTGA
- a CDS encoding PilZ domain-containing protein, with amino-acid sequence MTTNDPATTSSGSWAAAEHRQHTRVIINQEFECIEDYIAEYVSNISQGGVFIRSKNPLPVGTKVTLQFSVILDDIEEVKGEGEVVRVDSSPENTGMGVAFTRLDGGSKELIDEICRRAGVEE; translated from the coding sequence GTGACGACAAACGACCCAGCGACGACCAGCAGCGGCTCTTGGGCTGCCGCCGAGCACCGCCAGCACACGCGGGTGATCATCAACCAAGAGTTCGAGTGCATCGAGGACTACATCGCCGAGTATGTCTCGAATATCTCGCAGGGCGGGGTGTTCATCCGCTCGAAGAACCCGCTGCCGGTGGGCACCAAGGTCACCTTGCAGTTCTCGGTCATCCTCGACGACATCGAGGAGGTCAAAGGCGAGGGTGAGGTCGTGCGGGTCGATTCGTCGCCCGAAAATACGGGCATGGGCGTGGCGTTTACGCGCTTGGACGGCGGCAGCAAAGAATTGATCGACGAGATCTGCCGCCGCGCGGGTGTTGAGGAGTAG